Genomic window (Victivallis lenta):
TCGGGAGACGCTTCAGCCGGTACGGGATTTCCAGCTGCGTCACAATGCCAGAATCTATGTCGGTGAGTTTTCGGCAGTCGCATGGGCTCCGGGCGCAGACCGTTACCTTCAGGATTGCATTGATATTTTTGAAGAATACGGCTGGGAGTGGAGTTACCATGCGTTTCGGGAATGGAATGGCTGGAGCGTTGAACACGAGGGAACCGGTCCGGACAACATTCGCCCGGCGAAGAATACAAGGCGCAGGGAAGTTCTGCTGAAGGCGTTCAGAAAAAACAACAAATAACCGGGAAGGAGAACCATTCATGAAATATCAGAATAAATTCACTCTTATCGAATTACTTATTGTGATTGCGATCATCGCAATTCTGGCGGCCATGCTGCTGCCGGCATTGAACAGATCAAGAGAAGCGGCAAAGAAAACGCAATGCATCAATACACTCAAGCAGTATCTGTCGGCCGGACAGTTTTATGCCGCAGACTCCGATGGCTGGTGGGTTCCGGTGCGGGAACCGGGTTATGGCAGGCAGTGGTACAGAATTCCCGCATTCGTCAATTATCTCGGAATCAAACGCAACAGTGATGCAGAATACACGGATCGCTTTCCTGTTTCACTGCTGTGCCCGGTTTCCCGGGGGGCTTTGCATGACCTGCAGAATGGAACCGGCAATGTTACCAGCTCTTATGGAATGAGTTATGCTACGGTCTGGGACACCACCAGAGTTTATCGGCTGAATCGGCTGAAGCGCC
Coding sequences:
- a CDS encoding prepilin-type N-terminal cleavage/methylation domain-containing protein, whose translation is MKYQNKFTLIELLIVIAIIAILAAMLLPALNRSREAAKKTQCINTLKQYLSAGQFYAADSDGWWVPVREPGYGRQWYRIPAFVNYLGIKRNSDAEYTDRFPVSLLCPVSRGALHDLQNGTGNVTSSYGMSYATVWDTTRVYRLNRLKRPSSSASWTDALDWMLYNSNMPGYLANEESMAGDGRVAYRHSQSLNAGMLDGHVTNYSYRYLQLPENFNRMLKNFY